CTGGAAAATAAGGCACTTGAGTCGATTATGGTTTTAACTACTGCTGCTTTTTACTTCACTGAGGGAGTTAGTATCGAACTTTTTGATCAGAAAAAAATTCAGCTTACCCACTCAAAACGCAAAAGAGCCAATTTTTTTTACTCATTCACAAATATTTATGCTTGCGTTTGCCAAAAAAGAGGATTACTCTTTATGAGTAAGCGTGGCAGGACGGTGCCAACAACACCGCCCATGACCACTAACCAACCCGATCTAATAAAGAGATCAGATATGGCTAACGCCAATGTACAGTATGCCAACTTCCGATGCCAGCATTTCCTGGGGCAGTTTGTTAATGTTTGCCTGTTTTTGCTTGGTTCGCCGCGGAAATGTTGTGGAAGCGGTATATTTTGGCGAGTGGTCTGGGAACCTGTCGCGTTTGCCTCTATAGGAGGGGTCAGTTCTCACTAGTGGGAGCTGGCCCTGATGGGGTGCAAATCAAAGGCTGCCAATATGATCACCCGTGGGTAATGGAGCTTCAAGTTATTAACTTTTGCATTCCAACTCGACTAAAGCTGAGTCGGATAAAATCCGATGAACATGCATGACGGCCGAGGAGAATTTACAAAAGCGCATTTATGCCCAGGAACCAGTATAGTTCAGGATATCTATGCAGCGTTTCAACGCGGTGCTGCCTTGCTGATTTCTGATTTCTGATTTCTGATTTCTGATTTCTGCCTCATATGTGCAAACGTATCCAATAAAAACTCGCGCAACACTTCAACGCGCTTGAGGGACTCTACTCGCTTTAGATAACTCAGGTACATCTCAATCTTGGGGCCTTTGACATCTGGGAGAACTTCTACCAAATTTGATTGTTTTGGATCAACCAGCTCGCGAGGCAAGCTGGTAATGCCAAAGTGATTTTCAGCCAAAAAAGGTCGGGCTGAACTGAGGTTGACGGCGATGTAGGGTTTGCGTATTTCTCCCGAGGGCATGCCTGTTGTTAGATGCCAATTGAGATGTATCATCGGGTGTCCTTTGGGATGTCCTAATGAAATGAGTTTGTGTTGATCAAGCTCAGAGACAGATGTGGGTGTGCCATTTTTTTCCAAATAGGTTTGGCTGGCAAACATCTTGAAGTGAAAGTTTGCAATCAGATATTGCTTGATTCCTGGGCGGTTGGATTTCGAGGCATGGATCATAGCATCCATGGAAGAAATTTCAGCCTCTGTCGGGTCATCATCTGCCATCAGTGATAAAGAGATGCCAGGGTACTGGCTTAAAAACTTTGACAAAACAGGAAAAAGGCAAAGCTCACTAAACCCCATAGGCGCTATAAGCTTAAGCACCCCTACGGGTGACGTTTTTTCAGATTGGATCTGTATGCAGGCATTTTCGATGGCCTCGACCATAACTTTGACTTGCTCCAAGAGAATCTCGCCTTGGGGTGTTAGGGTTATAGATCGTGGGTGTCGTTCAAAAAGCCTTGTCTTGAGGCGATATTCAAGGTCGATAATCTGGCGGCTGATAGACGATTGGGCTATATTCAATTGGTGTCCAGCCGCTGTGAAACTTTTTGCAGTCGCAACATGATAAAAAATACGTAGGCGTCCCCAGTGGGTCATTGACATCGGATTTTCCCTTAGAGCGTCTTCTTGTTCCAGACTTCAACCTAGCGGTTCAAAAAATCATTGTCAATTGGCTGTGATTAAAAGTAACCTGAGTTTTGGATAAGAGATAATTGCACTTTCTGCCCACGGTCCGTATTAATCACCGATCACTCATCGGGTATAGGCATGCAATATTTTAACCCCTTGTCATTCATGACCTTATTTGAAACACTGGGATTGAAATGTCTAAGCGCTCCACCACTGCTGAAGTCCTTATTTTAAGGCCCATCAATCAACGATATAGTTACTCTGTACCGAGGGGAATGATCGTTCAGCCTGGAGATATTGTCAGTGTGCCGCTGCGTGGACAGTTGGTCACTGGTGTAGTGTGGGAATTGGGGGCAA
This sequence is a window from Pseudomonadota bacterium. Protein-coding genes within it:
- a CDS encoding LysR family transcriptional regulator — encoded protein: MTHWGRLRIFYHVATAKSFTAAGHQLNIAQSSISRQIIDLEYRLKTRLFERHPRSITLTPQGEILLEQVKVMVEAIENACIQIQSEKTSPVGVLKLIAPMGFSELCLFPVLSKFLSQYPGISLSLMADDDPTEAEISSMDAMIHASKSNRPGIKQYLIANFHFKMFASQTYLEKNGTPTSVSELDQHKLISLGHPKGHPMIHLNWHLTTGMPSGEIRKPYIAVNLSSARPFLAENHFGITSLPRELVDPKQSNLVEVLPDVKGPKIEMYLSYLKRVESLKRVEVLREFLLDTFAHMRQKSEIRNQKSEISKAAPR